The region ttttttggctagctcttttgtttggttggttgctttgggttgggtttttttctttctttctttctttcttttttttttttttttctggtttccttcctcccttcccccgaTGTACGCTCAGTGCCTCAGACCAAACCGTCTGGGCACCTCATTCGCGTTTCCGCAAGATCACGTAGATGACGCCGCTGAGAAGGGCCAGAGGGAAGGCCACCCAGGCCAGGATGTAGGCGAAGCCGTAGGAGTAGTCAGAGTTGAGATGCCACTCTGGGTGCCTCACCGTGTAGATGGACGCTGCACTCATCACACACAGACCTGGGGAAAGACAGGGACAGGtagggggagggaggcggggaggggccccCCTGTCCACCTCCCCGATGCAGATTCCACAGGACTCCGGACACCTGCCCACACCATTCCTCTctcttgacacacacacacacacacacacacacacacacaccaggaagaAGGTCACCCAATCTTCCGCAGATAACGCTGTGCTCAAAGAGCAtgtctgaggggtgcctggggggctcagccagctaagcaatcgatcgactcttgatttcggctcaggtcacaatctcgcgcggttcaggggttcaagccccgagtcaggctctgcgttgacggcgtggagcctgcttgggattccgtctccttctttctctgcccctcccccctctcgctctctgtatctttctcaaaataaataaataagtaaataaacttaaaaaaaaaaagaagaagaagaagaggggcacttgggcagctcagtcggttggacgtctgactccagctcaggtcatgatctcacagttggtgggttcaagcactgtgtcgggctctgtgctgacagctcagagcctggagcctgcttcggattccgtacctccctctctccccgcccctctgtctctctcaaaaacgcacactctgtctctctcaaaaataaagatttaaaaaattaaaagaaggaggagaaggagaaggagaaaagcatGTCTGATTCTGGATCTGGCAGCAGAGGAAGGGTCTCGAAGATACAGAAACAGGGGAAAGAATCTGCTCTCTGCTTCTGATCGAGGGGACCCAGACCAGCATCTCCAAGGCCGCTTGTCATCTTTTCTGCCCTATTTCTCTTCCTCGGACTGTCGCCAACGCCTCGTCGACAGAAGGATGTGGCCAGCAAGAATTCGACTCACAAGATAAACCCACCTAGCGCTCTCCAGGGAGGGTTGGGCACGGGAGCGCCCGGAAACCCGTAAAGCGCTGTTCAAATGGGTGGTGATGTCCTCTGAACCAGTAAAGCGAAGGGGCACTTGGCCACGATCTGAATTGTGCCAGGGCAAGAGCACTGGGGTCCAGGCAGACCCCAGAGCCCCTTGGCAGGACTTCTACTCAGGAGACCGAGCAAGCAATGCCAACGGGCACCGTTAGGCAGAcagaggatgcagagagaggaaaaagaagagggcGGATAAGATATGAGTGGGAAGCCGAGAGAGGAATCTATCAAGCTCCATCGCACTCGGTCCCTTCTAACAGTTCCTGGTGCCCTCAAGGTCGGGTCTGAAGCCCCAAGAGTGCAAGATTATCGGGTCCAGAGATAAATCAGGtggcccttcccctgcccacctctgcaGCCCTTTGGTGTGGGACTCTTGAAGCAGGCAAGTTCAAGAGCGATGGTCCGCGCCCACAGTGACAGTCAGCATCCCCCTGCAGGGAGGGGTCCCGCGATGTCAGCACCCCAGCCTGGTGCCCCACAAAGCCCGCTCTGTTCCCTCTGTTCCCTCCTGAAAACAGGGTCTTTGAGAGGCTCTGAGTGACTCTATTATAAACCCAGCGTGCTATGTGGGATTCCTGTGGTTCCAAAGCTCCCAATGTCCCAGACCACCTACATCTAACCTCCCTGCTATTTCGCTGGACACTGTAAACTTTGTTTGAACAAAGCACGTAAGTGGGAATATACTACATTCGCCACCCTGATAAGACTGTCCTTCTCCCAGTCAGAGGAGAAAGCTCCCACGTGAGTGGCCCCTGTTGAGAAGGCCACACAATAGTCCCGCAGCTCCCGCGGGATCGGATCCAGGACCCGCTACCTACAGAAAGTTAGGGGGACAGCGCGGATGCCCGGGGTAGAGGGAAAACCAAGGGCCGGCAAATTGCCATTCGAGGGCTCTGCTGGGAACGCGCTTTATTTGCCCTGGCGTCCGCGATCCCCGGTTATCTTCCCCAACGGCTCCGTGGCTGACCACCTCAAGGTGCAAATTCTTGTCTTCAAGAAATACTTGAACTTCAAGAATACTGAAGTTGTCGATACCCAGCTACCTCCTGGGGGCAGGGCCATAGAAAGACAAGTGTGACCCAGGGAACAGAATGCCAAAAGGCCAGGCCCATGCTCGTCAAGCTGGCGAGGCTTCCGAACGGGGCCCGCGTCTACCCAGCACGGGCAGGAACAAAGCCGCGGTGGCTGTGCAGACCGGCTGTGCCCAGATTTCACCGGCAGAGAGCACACGTTCCGTCGGCGACCACGGGGGACAGGGGGAGGCGGGACACGCAAGTGCGGTGACTCACTAGATGGCCTCGTCTGTAGGGTATCCGCCGAGGAGTATCTCGGGGGTTAAATGACCTTGAGCTTCGCTGCCACGAGCCACCGGCCGAGACGCTCGCAAAGCCAAAGAGCGGATACGCGCTTCGTAATTACGGCTGTCGGGAGACTGATGCTTTAGGGTATACGCGACGACAAGGTGGTCTGCGTGTAGTGCCATAGTGGTGCCCTGGAACACGGGGAGTTAATGCCATACGACAGACCTCCCAATGTCGCACAGGTGTTCCCATAAATGGGCGGTCCCCATAAACTCGCTTTCTCAATGACCTGTAGGTGGTGATGAAggtcctccccacacccccacctcgTGGGGAAGGTGAGGGAGGTTGCGGTCACACCAGCAGTGTCCTGCCTTCTCCAAGGACGAGCGGCGTGCGCCCCGGCAGTGACAGGGATGCCCTGGGAGGGGCCCGAGTCTGGGAGGGCAGGCAGCTGTGAGTGGGGGACTCTGACCCTCTCCAGACAACACAGAAGAGCTGGCCACTCAAGAGTTTATCCCcgtcacggggcgcctgggtggctcagtcagtaagtgtccgcctctgggtttcggctcaggtcacgatctcgtggctttgtgggttcgagccccatggagggctctgtgctgacagcgtggagcctgcttgggattctctctctctctctctctctgcccctcccctgctcgtgtgcgctctctctctctctctctctctctctctctctctctcaaaataaataaactaacttaaaagagagagagagcgtgtggaCATCAGTGACCTCTGTGGAAGCTGTTCATTGTAGGGCCCGGAGCGGAAGCCTGAGAGAAGCTGCTAGAAAGCagcagtgggggggagggggagttgcCTTGTGGCAATGGTTGGATGAGTGAACACCTGTGAGTCAcgtcctcccccccccatcctgaGGGTGACAAAACGTTGAGGGAAGAGGCTAGAGGGTCCACTCCTCTGAAAGCGTTGGGCTCTCTGTCGGACCCACACAGAGCCTTCTCTGCATTGCCGGGCCGGTTTCCGCTTTCGGCCCCCAAATGCTGCTTAGAAAATCACCCCCACAGCATTACTGGCTTCTGACCTGGGCACGGCCGGAGCAGCATCTGAAACAGttcatccctctttttttttttaatttatttgttttgggggttgggggaaagagagagagagagagagcacaagcaggggagggacagggagagagaaagaatcccaagcaggttctgagctgtctgcacagagcccaacgtggggctcgatcccacggaccgtgagatcatgacccaagaggaaatcaagagttggctgcttcaccgactgagtcacccaggcacccctgctttagTTCATTCCTAAGGGGGGGTTTCTACATGTGGTGTCTGACCACAGCTGCCTTTGAGCCCCTCGGAACAGGGAGGGCATCGTGATTTTATGCTTCCCCAAAATCCTTTCGTTCTAAAGCCCTAGATCTCTATCAGTCTGTTTGACGAAACAAACGGAACAAACGGAAACCCTCCCTCGTGAGTCTCCTTTGCCCGGGTTTTCTGTTCCTCTTAATCACAATAAATAGTAAGCTATACACACGTGACCCGAGTTCGAGGCAAGGGAACACAATTATCCAGTAATCCAACAAGCGGGTTATTCAGGGCCTTCTATGGAGCCTTCGATGCACGGAGCTCGGTGCGGGGCGTCAAGTAACGAAATCAGTCAAAACGTGGATCTGTCTTTCAGGTCTGTACTTCTGCGAATTTCTTAATGTTCTCCCATCGAGGGCAACCCAGCCCGACAGAGCTAGGGCCAGGGTAAGTGCTGTCTGAGAACAGACGGCTGCAGgttctggaaataaaaaggacTCCGAAGTCCAGACACTGATTCAGAATGGCTCTTCTCTAAGAACGGGGTTTGGAACAATCTATGGCTCCTGAGTGGGAAGAGTCATCAGCAGAGAAAGTCCAGTAAGACCAGACCGAGGGATTACAAAGAGCTCGATGGCCACACCAGTGGTTCCTAAGCCCTGATCAAGAGTCGTCACCCAGGGAACAGCCCCTCCCAAGAGCTCTCCAGAGACAAAGGCTGAGCACTGGAATTTTCTAAAAGCACCTTCTTTAttctgggcacctgggcggctcagtcggttatgtgcccgactcttgatttcagctcaggtcatgatctcacacagttcatgagttcaagccccgcattgggctccaggctgacggctcggagcctggagcctgcttcggattctgcatctccctctctctctctctctctctctctctgcccctcccccaattgtgctctttctctctctctcaaaaataaataaatattaaaaattttaaaaagatggggtgcctaggtggctcggttattaaaaaaaaaaaaccctggggcgcctgggtggcttaatcagttaagcatccaacttcggctcaggtcatgatctcatgctttgcgagttcgagccccgtgtcgggtcttgtgctgacagctcggagcctggagcctgcttcggattccgcatctccctctccctctgcccctcccctgcttgtgctctgtctctctctctctcaaaaataaacatcaaaaaacatgtttttaatataaaaaaaaaaagcaatgaactaGATGAAGACACCTGTTGCTATATCCCCCAAAAGCAGCCAACCTGAGAAGTATGTAATCAAGGGAAGACAGCTCGTAAATGTTAAGACCTGCTAATTACGACACGCAGAAGGGAATCAGGCGGCAGAGCAGGCAGACCAATAAGCACACACAGACGTGTAAtctggagaaaggcagagacGGCTCCCTACATCGACAGTCAGCCCTGAGAGCCCCCCACACCTTTCATCCGCCTTTCTTGCACCCTCGTGCGTGTGATCTACGAAGACCACAGCTGGATCCTTCCAAGGGAAGCGAGGCAGAGGCAGCGCAGAAAGTATTGGGAGACTCAGAAAATACTCCAAGGGCTTCCGCTTAAAACGCCTCAGTGCTTTGCAGAAGCACGGAAATCTTCAAGTGAAGCCTCTTCTCCTTGAAGTTTTCAACCTGAGTGGGAGGACCCTGTAGATCAAGTTCGATCGCAACGTtcggggggtggggcggggaacCTGTGGCTCCCAGACCACCTGCTTTCAGCTCCCGCTAACTGGAGTGAACAGTTCAGAACAGAACATTCCTTAGGGCTGGTAGATTACAACCGCTCCTGTGGCTTGACTTTTCTCATCCAACACCACTTTCTATTCAAACCGGGGCCGCTAGGCTGATGAACTGATAACTGAACGTTGGATCCCATGATAGATAAGAAGCTACATTGGAAGGGGAGAAATGAAGAACAAATCATGTGCTTTTAGacatagagggttttttttttaatttcttttttacatttatttatttttgagagacagagagagcgcgccagtgggggagggggagagagagagggagacacagaatctgaaacaggctccaggccctgagctgtcagcacagagcccgacgcggggctcgaactcacaaaccgtgagatcatgacctgagccgaagttggatgcttaactgattaagccacccaggcgccccaagcgtttgtttttttgcttttttttttttaaatagcagcaTTCTAAAAGGCTTGTATCGAGTTCAGAGGAGATTCAAAACAGAGAAGTGAGGGTGCATGAAGAACTATATTTTGGAAAAAGTGGAGTTTCCGCCCTGCATTTTCCATTCTGTAGCAATTCGGGCGGATTCCGTTGTCTCTAACCATAAGGAGGTTGCTAACTATATCGAGTCCGTGTCGGAGGAAGTGTGGGCTTCTGGTTGTTCCTGCTtgagctgggtgaccttggctaTTCATTATCCTCTCCTGATCTCAGTTTATCAGTAAAATAACACCCTTGTATAggtctcatatatatatacacacacatatacacacacacacatatatatatgcatatatatatgcacactcacatatgtatatatatacacacgcatacacacacatatatatgtatatacacacatatatatgcatatatatatgtatgtgtatacatatatgtgtatacacatacatatatatgtgtgtgtatatgtgtgtgtgtatatatacatatatgtgtgtgcatatatatatgtgtgtgtgtgtgtgtatatgtgtgtgtatatatatatattttatgaaagttCTGGTTCCTAAGTCTGTATTATTCTCTCTTGAGGACAGATCCACTGATGCAACAGCCATGATCATCAGTCGACTTGATATCGAACTGTAAATGGtaagccaaaaaaagaaatccccagACCATGTTCCAGTTTTGTGTATTACTTTCAGAAACGGGAATGACTAATTGATAACTCTTCTTCTAACACACCTAGGAATGATACCGTACCGCAAAATTAGTAACTCAATAAAACCAGCACCACTCTAGGAGCTTGGCTTGCTTGGTCTAACTAAACCTATGCAAGCAGCAAAGCCCTATCTGGTTTTCACATCCTAAAACCGCACGTACCGGAATGCCGTATTTAAGTATTTCATGAGAAGTAGCTGTCCGATTTCCCTCCCTTTtccagggaaggtggggggggggggtactctCTGGCTTCTAGAAAAGATCATCAACATCTAACCTCAGCCCGTGTCTTACCGTACGGCCGTGGGTAAGCCATTACATCTGCACTCACCAAAGACGTGTGGGCTGTTATCAACCCTCCAATGACTGCCGCTGAGCCCAGGGTGGTGATTCAGCACCACGGACATTCTGACAACCAACCAAAAGAAGAGAGGACAGCCTAGCCCTCCGCCTACTCAGCCAGCCGGCATCTAGAACATCTCACAGTACATAGATGCTCTCTGGTGCACCGGGAGCGTGTGACTTGTTAACACGGATTTTAGGATCCACCACCGCATCTCTTAATTCTCTCCAGTGCCTTCTGACTCAGTCAACTGGCAGTCAATAGACAGGAAGAGAAGAGTCAGTGAAGGAGGACACTGGCCAGAATCTAGAGACAAAGTCGGAAGCTGTCACCCTCTATAAGAGAAGCTTCTCGGACTCTGCACATCGTACATACGGATAACCTATCCGGTGGGGGAACTGGAAGGTGGTTTAAGGAGAGGaatagggtggctcagtcggtaagcgtccgacgtcagctcgggtcgtgatctcacggttcgtgagtttgagccccgcgtcgggctctgtgctgacagctgagcgcctggatcctgcttccgattctgtgtctccctctctctctgctcctcccccactcgcgctctgtctccctctcaaaaataaataaacattttaaaaattttttaaaaaaaagaaggagaggaaCGAGACCTCTCGCGTATTGTCAGGGCCCCATGTTAGGAAATgatgccggggcgggggggggggggggggggggggtgccaaaGTGAAGACACCTAAGAAGGACAACAGTAAGCCAAAGCCCAGTGGAGCCCCGGAGCTGGGGTAAAGGAGAGCAAGAATGCGCCGTGGCTTCACCACTGCCTGGAGGTGGGAGACACGTATCCGAAAACAACCTCAGCCGCCCACGGGGGCCACTTTCCACGCTGAAGGAAGGACAGTTCCTTGGGGCTTCGCGCAACGTGCAGGGATACAACCCTCAAGCGTGGCCTTTGCTCTACTCCTATCCTTATTAACATTCACCTCCGATGATGTGTCCAGACCGTGGCTCCGTCCCCGATATTAGGTCTGGCTGGGTTATGGACCTTCGTTCTCGAGTCCCTAAGTCCTATTTCCCATCTACCCTGTTCCATGGGGAGGTAGAGAGTTCTCAAATTCTAAGGTGCATGtgtaggtacacacacacacacacacacacacacacacacacacattcaccccTGTGCTTTATAAAAACCACCCAATGTGCAGACTCACAAACATCAGTCACTCCCCAGCCTCGGAGACCCAGGAACAGCTTCCCCCGTGGAGTTTGTCATCCCCAACTCACCGGCAAGGATCTGGAAGACTCCCGTGATGTAAAACCGGCCCCCTTTGGTGAGAGTGAAGAGCTGGCAGAAGAACAGGAACAGGGACAGAACGCTGAAGATGATCGACAGGATCATGGTGGCCTGGACAGActgcagccattctggaagggGAGAGGCACTGGGGTTAGGAGAAGTCAGCCTGAACTCAGACGATCCACTTTTGGGACACCTGCTTGCTTGTGGCCGTTTTAAGAAAGGGCTGCAAGAAAATACTAGTGTCCCGGAACGAGGAGCTAAACTCCAGTTAAACTCTACTGAACGCCTTCCCAGTCTTTTCGCCAAGGGTCTGAGCCCCGCCCACTGCCTCTGAGCCCCGCCCACCGTCAGCTCTCTTCTTGCCCTCAGGGGCTTGCCAATTGGACCCCCTGTCTTCCGAGCACAGTCCAAAACCACCGTTCAAAATATCAGcaaccacccccaccaccacccccccccccccccccccccccccccccgccccaaggagAGGTGGAGATCGTAGGGTTGGCTGGGAAGAACAAACAGTGCTGGTCAGAGCCAAAGCCAATTCTGcaggaaactggaagaaaatgcTGATGGAGAAGACCCTGCAGCGAGAACCCATTTGCTCAGCCGAGCTGGATCTTGGCCAATCTAGACCCTACTCATGAACCTCAGCGCAGAGCAGCCCGTGCTCCGACAGGTCACCGGGTGGGACGCTGGATGACAGTTCCACATCTCTGTTGAATGCctgacccacccacccccccacccccccaccaagccTCGGATCAAATCTCCATGCTTCCGACTAAACTTCAGGCGGAAAAGAGAATTCTGTAGTTCATCATCTATGGTAAAATAGTGCCAtttctggaaggaagggagaggagacgGCCTGGGTTCAGCCTACGGAGGGAGCCTACAGTGTCCTACTTGAAGACCCGCATTTGGCATTGCCCGCCTGTCACCCGCGTCCCTTCTTCCAAGTGCCAAAGAAATCACCGGGGTGGGTGCTCCTCTACACAAGGCAAAGCAACTGGAGAAGCCACAGGGCCTTATCTTCTCCGCTCAGTAACTGGCTACTTCGTGAAGGCTTAGAAAAACACACACTGGTGCTTAACGCGGTACTCAACGCTACGAAAGCTGCATGATTTATAGTCAGTCACTGAATGAGATGAACCTGGTTTGAGTTACCAAGAGATCATGGCAGAATCTTAAGGGTGTTGGCTGGGTTAACTGTCACCAGAATTTCAGCATAAGACTTTTCCAGACACGGTTGGAAGAAGTGTTGGATCCGGATCAACTAATCCAGCTCCTTCGTACGGAAAGAGATTTCCGGAGATGTTTGGATGGGCCCAACTGGGCACGATCAAACCTGAGAGGCCCTGGATTCCAGTCTAGCATCCTTTTCACCGTGACAGAACATAggcttcttttgtgttttcagtCTCTGTGTCAACTCAGGTAAGAAAAAGATGTCCCGGGTTGGGTGCCATCTTTCTCCAGCATATTTAGTCCCTCTAGGTGAGCCTGCCATGAAGTTAATGTGCCGGAATACTGTCTTTTCGAGAGTAAGCCAATTATCTGGGACTCTGGTAGGGGAGTCTGGAAACACAAAGATACGTGAGACCCAAATCCAGAGCTGAAAACAGTGATTCAGTTTTGCTGGGAAACGTTCTTCAGTTTCCCTCCCAGGGAGCATGGCTGATGCAAACAGTACTCTGGATTTCCTCCACCAGTTCTGAAATCTTTACCCCCCACCAGCCCCTAACAACAGACCTCACACTTCGAGAAGACCTCAAATCTTTGACATTAAATCTACACGAAGAGGAAAGATCCCTTAGAATTAAAAAGGGAACTTAAAGCCTTCTTGAGAACTTCTTTTACCAATAATTTGAGCGTTAGCCCCAACCCCATTACAATGGGGGGCTTCTGCCGTACGTGGTCAAATCAGATCAGAATCCAGGGGTCAAGGAAGGTGTTATTCGATGAGCATTTGTTGAACGTCTATTGCTGCGAGCCCAGCTCTCAGGTTGGCTCTGGGAGATACGGAGTTGAAGAAGAAGGTTTTCAATCATaagtacaataaataaatgacatacatGAAGATAGTCCAGTCAAATCACCAATCACAATACATGTGAATGGGTTCGAGTCCCTCGTTGACACAGAATTTCACCTTGAATTACATTAATTCCTGTCTATAGTCTGAGACAAGGGATACATCTCAAACAAACAATGGtagaaaaatcaaaagatttttaaaagaggctccaggcaaatattaacaaaaagaaagcaattatAGTAATCatagcagcagaaaaaaaaaaacagaatttaaattgaaaaagatgaggggtgcctgggtatctcagttgaagcgtccagctcttgatttctgctcatgatctcacggttcatgagttcaagccctacatcgggctccacacaCTGACagtacggaacctgcttgggattctctttctccccgactctctctgtcccttccccgcttgtgcagGCACacacgcgttctctctctcaaataaataaactttaataaataagtaagttgAAAAGATGAAAGAGGCCAAAGAGAGATACTTCCTAGTGAAGAAAGATCCAGTTTACCATAAGGAAATGGCAGTCATAAACCTTTATGCAAATAATAACACATCCTGgaaaatgtataaagcaaaagATAATTGGAATACGAGAAGATATTGACAAAGTCACAATCACGGTGAAAGACTTTGGCACACTTCTCTCGGAATAGATAAATCAactagcaaaaaacaaaaacacagaagcagagagattaTTCATAACAGGGTTAACAAATTCAACTtagtaaatatatagaaaatttgcATCCAGGTAACAAAGAACGTGAATTATTTTCAAACGCATGAGGAACAGTCTTACACACTCCGTATCAGGCATCAAAAAAAtctcaataggggcgcctgggtggcgcagtcggttaagcgtccgacttcagccaggtcacgatctcgcggtccgtgagttcgagccccgcgtcgggctctgggctgatggctcggagcctggagcttggttccgattctgtgtctccctctctctctgcccctcccctgttcatgctctgtctctctctgtccccaaaataaattaaaacgttgaaaaaaattaaaaaaaaaaaaaaaatctcaataaatttcaaaggaaGCAGAAGTCATACCGGCACAACTTGAGGCAAAcacaaagtagaaattaaaaacaaactggcCAAGATAAcgttggaaatttaaaaaatggtatctgGACAGAGAAATCgagacaaaaaccaaaactttcTTCAGCAAGGATTGCCGCTGTACCACGTGACAAATCTATAGGCAGGTGGCCCAAGCAATACTTAGCATTTAATGGACACCCTTAGAACAATtactaaacaataaaaaataatggcaaaGAATGAACTTTCaactcaagaaattagaaaaggaataATGAATCCAGAAGCAATGGGCTCATTACTGAGAAGGGCAGAgattaatagaatttaaaaatgacaaaaatacaatTGACTAAAGAATCATGTTCTTTGGGGAATCCAAAGAACATGGGGAATCCACGTTCTATTGGAATCAATAAGGCAGACAAATTTTACTAAATCACACAGAAGACGTGCTGAAGACACAGAAACACATTATGTCCCCAGGCAGAAACACTCAAAGTCATAAAGATGCCTCttttccccaaagcaatctacacgttcaATATTATCCTAAATAATATCCCAGCCAGAACATGACACGTGCTTTAACAGCTTACCTAAAGGACAATGAAGCAACAAGAGCCAAAACATGTTGAACCAAGCAcaaaaacaagaggaagaaacaaaacgagacaaacaaaaacaatgaggCAGAACATCACCTACCAGATAtcaaacatatattatatatatatatgtatatacaacatatatacatgtaatattatatatgtatacatagtatGATTATAACCatgaattatataatatatatttttatgttactatATTTATATTAGATTATACTATATAGCTTATGCTACAAGCTTATATTATACTTATATTATAAAGTTTTAGCAGCTCAAACAATGTGGTATtagccatgaaagaaaaataaaacaacaggacAGAATTAAGACTTTGAGAGTACACCTGTGAATTTAGTATATAATAAACACAACATACAATTCAGTAGGGAAAGGACAGAACAGATACCAAGCGGTGTTGGCCATCCATTTGTCAAAACACCCAAGTAGATCTCTAGCTCACATCATCCACAAAATTCAATTCCAGAGGCATCAAAAGGCTCAGTGTAGAATTATAAAGCCACGGAGACACGCgattcacaaaagagaaatacGAACAGCCAATAAACATATTTGATGGTGCTCAACTTCATTAGCAACCAGGAAAACACAAGTGAAATCCAGAAGGGATGGGATGCCAATGTTTACCTATCACACTGGCTGAAATCAAGACGATTGGTAATGTCAACAGAGTGCATGTATGAGAGAGACGTCTGTATACCGTTCAGAGGGATGCTAATATAATAATTGTTCTGTGCCCAGCAATTTAGCAGaatccatttgaatttttaaatgtcagggtgcctgcgtggctcagtcggttgagcgtccgactcttgattttggctcaggtcatgatctcactgtttgtgggactgagccctgcactgggctctgtgctgataatgtggatggagcctgcttgggattttctctctccccctctgtatGCCCCTCCCTGacgtgtgccctctctctctctctctctcaaagtaaataaataaaaatttaaaaaaataataaaaaataaaactttaaatgccAATACCACGACCCCACGGTTTAATCACTATACCCtggataaacatttaaacataggctccaagagaaatgaataagGATGCTCACTGTGGTACCACTCTTCGGAGTGGAAATAAATTAAGGTAAATCCTTGCAATGGAATGTTTTGCAACAGTTAAAAAATCATGAGTTAGAAAATGAATAACCACTGAAAAGCCCTCAAGACAACGAAAAGACTCAGGTATATACACGACGTGATGTCATTGTGTAAATACACA is a window of Prionailurus viverrinus isolate Anna chromosome E1, UM_Priviv_1.0, whole genome shotgun sequence DNA encoding:
- the PMP22 gene encoding peripheral myelin protein 22, whose amino-acid sequence is MLLLLLGIIVLHVAVLVLLFVSTIVSQWIVGNGHATDLWQNCSTSSSGNVHHCYSSSANEWLQSVQATMILSIIFSVLSLFLFFCQLFTLTKGGRFYITGVFQILAGLCVMSAASIYTVRHPEWHLNSDYSYGFAYILAWVAFPLALLSGVIYVILRKRE